The proteins below come from a single Tachysurus fulvidraco isolate hzauxx_2018 chromosome 13, HZAU_PFXX_2.0, whole genome shotgun sequence genomic window:
- the tmem243a gene encoding transmembrane protein 243, translated as MTRISVNSALKMDERIRHSYGTEMSDSRLLFGETSAWNRMINLTVGGFTSLLVIVTIISSFVFPTSAPNALNIFFGICIIMICSSVLVLIFWYRQGDLEPKFRNLIYYTLASVVLLCLCANLYFHDVGR; from the exons ATGACTAGGATCTCAGTGAACTCAGCCCTTAAAATGGACGAACGCATCCGACACAGCTATGGCACAGAAATGTCGGACAGCAGGCTACTGTTTGGAGAAACATCTgcctgg AATCGAATGATCAACCTTACTGTCGGTGGATTTACGTCTCTTTTAGTGATT GTAACCATCATCAGTTCCTTTGTCTTTCCTACATCTGCTCCGAATGCTCTGAACATCTTCTTTGGGATCTGCATCATCATGATCTGTTCCTCAGTGCTGGTTCTG ATATTTTGGTATCGACAAGGTGACCTGGAGCCCAAATTCAGAAACCTCATCTATTACACCTTAGCCTCTGTCGTCCTGCTTTGTTTATGTGCAAACCTTTACTTTCATGATGTTGGGAGATAA
- the gan gene encoding gigaxonin: MSKAGADPGSVVSDPQHSQKLLRSLRSFREDGSFQDAVLVLEGEEISVQKNILAAASPYIRTKLNYNPPKEDGSTYRIELQGISMPIMKQILDYIFSGEISLGEDTIQDVVQAADMLLLTDLKSLCCQFLESCITAENCIGIRLFSLHYCLHHVHHVATEYLQTHFRDVVDTEEFRELPPERLCELLAMEKLNVGNEKYVLEAVVRWLGCDIEARRVHMKEVMSAVWVQGLDQSYLQEQMVGDPLMREVIGECCVESLRGAVQQGEALLAAFKPRGYSECIVVAGGEDRATRTPSAVTRCMCPLYDRNRQLWIDLQPMNERRIGHGLVTADGCLFAIGGMDENKTVLSSGEKYDPENNTWTHIPPMNQARQHFCIAEMDGLIYVLGGENEDTEVLLTMEVFDPHLNNWTTQTSMTTVRKFGCCAAMKKKLYVMGGGSYGKIFDSVECYDPKTQQWTTLCPLKERRFGAVACGVGQELYVFGGVRSRDADNPESSQMTICKSEFFHDELKRWVLLDDQNLCIHTTSSFVYGAVPIGASIYVVGELDTGTSYDYVREFRRSTGTWHSTRPLLPSDLCKTGCSALRIANCKLFRLQLKQGLFRIRVPSV, encoded by the exons ATGTCGAAAGCTGGGGCTGATCCTGGGTCAGTTGTCTCGGATCCACAACATTCCCAAAAGCTTTTAAGATCCCTGCGTTCCTTCAGAGAAGATGGGAGTTTTCAGGACGCAGTTTTGGTTTTGGAAGGTGAAGAAATCTCGGTGCAGAAAAATATCCTAGCAGCCGCGAGTCCTTACATCAG GACCAAGCTAAATTACAACCCGCCCAAGGAGGATGGATCCACATACAGAATCGAGCTCCAGGGCATCTCAATGCCCATCATGAAGCAGATCCTGGATTACATATTCAGTGGAGAG ATCTCTCTGGGTGAGGACACAATCCAGGATGTGGTGCAGGCTGCTGACATGCTGCTCCTCACTGACCTCAAGTCACTGTGCTGCCAGTTCCTGGAGAGCTGCATCACCGCAGAGAACTGCATCGGCATCCGGCTTTTCTCCCTGCACTACTGCCTGCACCATGTGCACCACGTGGCTACAGAGTACCTGCAGACGCACTTCAGGGATGTGGTGGACACCGAGGAGTTCCGTGAGCTGCCACCCGAGCGCCTGTGTGAGCTGTTGGCCATGGAGAAACTAAACGTGGGTAACGAGAAGTACGTGCTGGAGGCCGTGGTGCGCTGGCTCGGCTGCGACATCGAGGCTCGTCGG GTGCACATGAAGGAGGTGATGTCTGCAGTGTGGGTACAGGGTCTGGATCAGAGCTACCTGCAGGAGCAGATGGTGGGAGACCCGCTGATGAGGGAGGTGATCGGTGAGTGCTGCGTGGAATCGTTAAGAGGCGCAGTGCAGCAAGGAGAGGCATTGCTCGCTGCCTTCAAGCCCCGGGGCTACTCCGAGTGCATCGTCGTCGCAGGGGGTGAGGACCGGGC CACTCGGACACCGTCTGCGGTGACACGCTGCATGTGCCCTCTTTATGACCGAAACCGGCAGCTGTGGATCGACCTGCAGCCCATGAACGAGAGGCGAATCGGTCACGGGTTGGTCACCGCCG ATGGCTGCCTTTTTGCGATCGGAGGAATGGATGAAAACAAGACAGTGTTGAGTAGTGGAGAGAAATACGACCCAGAGAATAACACCTGGACACATATTCCCCCAATGAACCAG GCGAGGCAGCACTTTTGTATTGCtgagatggatggattaatcTATGTGCTGGGTGGAGAGAATGAAGACACTGAAGTCCTCCTCACCATGGAAGTGTTTGACCCTCACCTTAATAACTGGACAACCCAGACCAGCATGACTACTGTCCGAAAG TTCGGTTGCTGCGCTGCAATGAAGAAGAAGCTGTATGTCATGGGAGGAGGGTCTTACGGGAAAATCTTCGACTCTGTGGAATGTTACGACCCCAAGACTCAGCAATGGACTACGCTCTGCCCTCTAAAGGAGAGAAG GTTTGGTGCCGTGGCGTGCGGTGTAGGTCAGGAGCTCTACGTGTTTGGAGGAGTGAGAAGCAGAGATGCAGACAACCCCGAGTCCAGCCAAATGACCATCTGCAAGTCTGAGTTCTTCCATGATGAGTTGAaaag ATGGGTGCTGCTGGATGATCAGAACCTGTGCATACACACCACGTCGTCATTCGTATATGGAGCCGTTCCCATTGGGGCCAGTATATATGTGGTAGGAGAACTGGACACGG GCACCAGTTATGACTACGTGCGAGAGTTTCGGCGCAGTACAGGCACATGGCACTCGACTCGCCCCCTCCTGCCCTCGGACCTGTGTAAGACCGGCTGCTCTGCTCTCCGCATCGCTAACTGTAAGCTGTTCCGGCTGCAGCTGAAACAAGGCCTGTTCCGGATCCGAGTGCCATCCGTATAA